The genomic segment TGATTTATACAAATGAATTTATTGTCCTCTTATTTATTCAcagtttatatttttaataaagataatttaTTAGTAGGAATTATATAGTTAATTATGTtctaaaaaagaaataatacgTCTGAATTTTaacacatataaaatatctatataattcattttttttttttttttttttttttatctcatatggaaattatattataatggtTATGTAggactattttttttatgttctcTATATTATGtcataaataaagatatatttgttacattacatatattaatattttaatgacTGTTTAAAAAcacatatttctttttataaatgtgAATAAGTAAATTctcttgaaaaaaaaaattaagacgtaatataatttatataatacaaaaaattatgatttaAGCCTTTTCAAAAATGATGCCCATGAATTCGACAAGAAAGAGCATCTTTTATGGTGAACATAATCCAACATTATATCTGCCctaaaaattatacaaatataatatattgatagTTACATATATGAAACTATTATTATTCCAtttatagtttttttttttttttttttttttttttttttttttttttaccattCTTTTCTTCTGCTAGTTGTACATATAAACCATGATACTGTTGATATaccaataaaatataaactcATAGTTAAACTTCTTCCTGTAAAATAGAagagtatattttttaaacataaccacatatatatataaattaatatatataaaaaaatatacatacatacatacatacatacacatatatatattcatatcatacttaatttgttcattttAGGAGATTCATTTGTTACAGTATCTAACTTTtccattataaaaaattctttttatattatataaaatttatgtgataaaagggaaaaaaaaaaaaaaaaaaaaaaaaaatgtgtttttcaaatttattatccttatttaataattttcaaacatattatttttatttactaatatatattatttaatatataatatttctataatGTGTACCCATTTTTTGATGGAAtgattaatttatatttattcaaaaatataagattttgaatttatatttagtgtcgttaaaatattaaatttataattaaatattaaaatagtcgtaattaaaatatataatatattaaatcctTCTATAAAAACAGAATAATTATtggcatatatataaatgtacttTCTTTCTAtctgtttttttaaaatgctttaatttttttttttttttttttttttttttttttttgtatatacatatcaaAAAGAAGATAACTTGTATATAATTCCTattattgtataaatattttattgttttgtattaaataacactatatttatgatataaaatcaaattagattaaagataaaaaaaaaaaaaaaaaaaaaatatataaaatataaatatatataaatatattataaataataaaaaatgtggtAAAAAATGACTtataacaaattattattaatgttCAAATGAAAGTAAAAAGAGGtatgtgttatatatatatatatatatgcatagtGTATTTGGTATGTTTCCATATATTGTCTTATTTCCAAGTTCGAAAGAAtcacaaatataaaacatcacatttatacatatatatatataatattgggCATgaggaaaatgaaaaattatatgaaaaatacactaaaaaaataaaccagataatatatatatatatatatttatatatttatttatttataatcattttaatATCATCAATCATCATAGCttctaatattttaaataaaaaaatgtgttAAAAAACCTTAGAATGTATAGTATTCATTTCTTTATGGTTGCTACATATGTTTATGTGTAAaggttaatatatatttccatattATTGTAATAGGGCTTTTTCTTGCTCTTCtaatttttgtatatcttGCTTATCCTTATCTAATTGTCCAAGAGCATTTAATTCATCTtctacatttattttattttcttgagAATATTCTTCAATTTTGTCTTCGAAACTGTTATATAATCTATTTATAATTGGTTGTGCTATATTCTTTGATTGTTCATCAAGTTTCTGAGTAGCTTCTAATGTTCTTTGTTTCCATTTGTTTAAATTTTTTCGTATAAATTGAACAGCTATTGGAATGACTAAGCTTTTAAGAAGTATGCTAAAGAAATGTCTGAGTTTTCCTTTATGTTTTTGATACAAACTAAGAAGCTTTTCCTTTGCCTTTGATCCAagtttctttaatttttgtcCAAATTtactatttttaaatttgtcCTTTAATTTTCTTATAAATTCTGTTTGTATAAGTGCAAGATTTTTCCCCTCGTATGCGCTTGCATCAAAGATGTCTGCATCatcctataaaaaaaaaaaaaaaaaatatatatatatatatatatatatatatataaacaaaataattaaaaaccAGTAATTAATACAATTCAATTaaagtaaatatatgtatctattgtctatgtaaaatattaatatatgtataacatAAGTATCATTCGTATTACCTCTAAAAGAATCATGAATTTTTCCAAATTATTTCCATTTGATAAATCATCTTCCAATTTGTTAACAACTTTTGTAGATACAATGTCTATGAATGAGTTTAAATGGCTATGCCATAATTCACCAACTTTATTGGAAAGTGTGTCTCCaactgaaaaaaaaatataaatatatatataaatatatatatatatatatatgtgtgttccattcatattcaatatatttttacatattgtaaatatatatatatatatattaatatgtataaaacaATGCAGTTAATATTACTTTCAATATAATTCAAGGGAGCATAATTTACAGAATGAAGTTGTATAGATCTTATAGGAAGAACTAATGCTATCAAGAGGGTAATACAATATGtaaatttattcattttgttcTATTTAAGTAGTAcatacacacacatatacaaAAAGAAATGTTTAGTTGAAAATTaaaacttttatatttttgaagaacaaaatttatataatgtttcTTAATTTATCAATGTGTAAAAATcatgaaaaataatgatttaataaaatgtataaaaataaggaaatataatattattaaaaaaaaaaataataaatgttcGAAGAAGTAATTAAACAAataggaaatatatataaaaaaaaaataataataataataaaataaaacatgttAATAACCCATTTGATATCAAAGCTTTCAATGCAAGCTAAAAAAAAGtgtgaaaatgaaaaaagaaaaaaaaagacattttcattaattaatgaataatcaataaaaaaaaaaaaaaaaatgaacactTAGGAATAATATAACTATAAATTTGAGCTATTTatgtgtgttttttttttttttttttttttttaaactattgtatttttatgtagttatatttattaacaaTTAATAGTGATATATGAACATCCAGACTTTTTTTGCATTTCATGTACATATATTGAGcttaaaatgtaaaataatatatgaacatgttaataataaaacatgtaGCTAGCTATTTGTAGAAGCaatgttaaataataaaagaacatTATATTTGAATGACTACATAATAGTGcaatattaaagaaaattaaaagaaaaaaaaaaaaaaaaaaaacagtcATTGTTTTAAATTAGTTAATTAAAGTAtgaatatgttttatttttttatttgtgcaTGTCATATttaaacataatatttaaaataaaactaTTGTTTAAAATGATCAAGATGacatacatataaagatGATGTGTATAGGTAACTGTCTTCATACAGCTACTcgaataaaaacaatatatatatatatatatatatatattataataggtattttttgtaataattataaaaaatgataaagtaCTTTATACacacaaatatttatatatatatatttatatatatataggtacacatatttatatataatattatagacTTCATGTTTTGTTTCTTTTcagatatatattacttcATTATGAAAAATGCTCATTAAGTTAAATatcatgtttttttttttttttttttatattaaatatttgttCTGTCATTACAATAATGTCAGAAACTTACATGCATTGCTTATgacaaaaatgaaattatcatttattattatatttttttttttattctgaaattttttattttggaAGTATGAGTATGAAATAAAAGTTATAATAAGCAATTACgttacatatttaaaaaaaaaaaaaaacactataaatgcatatatatatatatatatataaatatatggatatat from the Plasmodium falciparum 3D7 genome assembly, chromosome: 14 genome contains:
- a CDS encoding gamete egress and sporozoite traversal protein, putative, which translates into the protein MNKFTYCITLLIALVLPIRSIQLHSVNYAPLNYIEIGDTLSNKVGELWHSHLNSFIDIVSTKVVNKLEDDLSNGNNLEKFMILLEDDADIFDASAYEGKNLALIQTEFIRKLKDKFKNSKFGQKLKKLGSKAKEKLLSLYQKHKGKLRHFFSILLKSLVIPIAVQFIRKNLNKWKQRTLEATQKLDEQSKNIAQPIINRLYNSFEDKIEEYSQENKINVEDELNALGQLDKDKQDIQKLEEQEKALLQ